Below is a genomic region from bacterium.
TGATCTGAACAGAATTTTTCCTGATGTAAAAACCAGTTTTCGCTCAATTAAAATTAATAATAAGGAACTTGATTTTTCCCACGGTTTTACTGATCTTCATACAAGAGTATATGAAGAAGTTTTACAAGGCCGCGGATTTACTATAAAAGATGCAAGGCCTTCAATTGAAATTGCTCACCGGATAAGAGAAACAAATGTAAAAGATGCCAGCACCGGGTTTTTGCATCCCCTTGCAGAAAAGCTCCTGCCGGACACAGTTAACACGAATTTATAGAAAATAATTATAGAGAATTATAGGATAAGTTATTTTTTGTTGTTAAAAACGGATAATTTGCTATGCCAATAAAAATAAGTTTGCATGCAAAAGAACAGATGCTGGAGAGAGGGGCAAGCGAGGAAGAAGTTAAAATCGCAGTACAGAAGGGCGAGAAACAAGAAGCAAAAAAAGGCAGAATTATTTATAAAAAGAATTTTCAATTTAATAACCATTGGCGGGGCAGGGAATACAAAATAAAGCAAGTATCGCCTGTGGTTGCAATAGAAGGTGATGATATAATAGTTATTACAGTCTATGTGTTTTATTTCTAACATTTGCAGGAG
It encodes:
- a CDS encoding DUF4258 domain-containing protein, which gives rise to MPIKISLHAKEQMLERGASEEEVKIAVQKGEKQEAKKGRIIYKKNFQFNNHWRGREYKIKQVSPVVAIEGDDIIVITVYVFYF